The region CCCAGTAAATAAGCATTCATCAACTGTGGTGAAACCAGCGTTACGCCGAGGATGATGCCGAGGATTGGCGTTCCGCCCATTTTGCGCACCGCAGACCAGCAAACGCCGACCGGCAGATAGAAGAAGACCGCTTCACCAATCAGCCAGAGAAAGTCATACACGGTTTTCAATGGCGGAAATATCTGCACCAGCGTCTGGCCGTTGCTCATCGGCACATCGCCGACAATGTTGCGAAAACCGAGGATCAAACCGCCGCTAATCAGTGCGGGCAGCAGCGGGAAGAAGATTTCCGCGAAGTGGGAGATTAAGCGCTCGTGCCATTTCATATTTTGTCGCGCTGCCTGTTTGGCCTGCTCTTTATCCGCATGAGCCAGACCGGTGGCGGCGAGCAACGCCTGATAGTAGTCGCCGACGTTGGTGCCGATCACCACCTGGAACTGCCCGGCGTTGGTGAAACAGCCTTTGACCATCGGTAGCTGGTCAATCGCTTTTGGGTCGGCGGCGCCCGGGTTATTTAATACAAAACGCAAACGGGTAATACAGTGACTGACCGTCGCGATGTTTTCGCGTCCGCCAACCAGCGTAATAAGTTGTTCAATATCTGATGGATTGACTTTGCTCATCCTGGTGCCTCTCGGGGGGAGAAATGATGCGTAACATGACCGAGGCAAAGCGTAACCGCAGGCAAAAAAATTAAAAATGGGAACGTTCCCGAAACTTGGCGAGGATCACAATAAACGATAAAGCGGCTTAAACGAGGCGGGCAGGGATCACGATTTGGCGAGGCGTGGCGCGGCCATTAACCTGTTCTATTAATTGCGCGGCGGCCTGGCGGCCCGCTTCGGCGTAACCGGGATCAACGGTCACAATTTCCGGGTGCAGAAACTTCATCAGCGGCGTATTGCCGACGCTGGCCAGTTGCAGATTATCAATGCGCTGTTCCTGCAAATATTTACTGGCACCGAGCGCCAGCGTATCGGTCGCGCAGAGCAGCGCGGTGGTGTCCGGGGTTAAAACGTGGGCGACATGTTCATAACCCTGCTTCATGGCAAGGCCCGGTAAGGCGAACGTTGGTTCGAGCTGGTGTTTTTGACAAAACGCCATATAGGCGTCGTGGCGGCGTTTGCCGGTGGTGGCATCGCTGTGCGGGACGCCAATAAAACTGATATGGCGATGCCCACGGGCATAAAGATTTTCCATCAATAGCTGGATTGCGCCGTCATCATCGTAACAGACCGAGGCGAAACCACTGGCGTCGCGCGCCAGCAGCACCAGCGACGACTGCCAGGCAGTAAGCAGGCTTTCGGTGACGCCGGTAAAGCCAAACAGCACCACGCCATCAATATTACGGTGGCTCAGCATCTGCAAATGCTCTTCGACTAACTGCGGCGAGAACTGGCTTTCCATCATAATCGGGTCATAACCCTGTTCGTAAAACGCCGGGAGCATGGTCTGTACGGCAAGGTTTTCCGAGAGCGAATCCAGACGCGAGACGATAATCGCCACCACTTTATCGCTCTGTCCGCGCATGGCGCGCGCGGAGCGGGAAGGGGAGAAACCGTGCTGATTGACCACCGCTTCCACCCGTTCGCGTGTGCGCTGGCTGACGCCGCTTTCGTTATTCAGCACACGGGAAACAGTGGATTTGCCCACGCCGCTTAAGCGTGCGATGTCTTTGATTGTCAGCCGGTTTTGCATACTTCAATCCTTTCCTGATGGGGGCGGGTTGCAGGATAAAGGAGTTTTGCATCCCTTCCAAGCGCCAGCAATGAGCAAAGTCTGGTTTATGCACTTTGTGCTACCAATTGATGGTGTGTATATGTTTGGTTTAATTCAGCGGAGCTATGATACCGCTACGTTATGATTCGCCCTTCACACCTTACCGGAGGCCAGATGGATCCCGATCCCACCCCTCTCCCGCGACGGAGATACTTTTTCCGGTAAGCCTGCTGTTGCTGCCTTACCGGATGCGTAAGGCAGCGACGTCGTTTTCGTCCCTGCCCGATTAAAAACGCCAGCTGGCGCGGCTTTGTTACGCCAGTTGTCAATCGCACCCGCGTGATGCGGGGGCAAGGACACTATCATGCTGAAAAACATTACCCGGCAGCTTTTCGCTCGCCTCAACCGCCATTTACCGCGTCGTCTGGTGCAGCGCGATCCGCTTCCCGGCGTACAACATATCGCCCAGAGCGCTATCCCCGCCTCGATGGGTGAACGCTGTCTGCAGATTGCTGCGATGGAACATGAGCAGCTCTGGCACACTTTTGCCAGCCACCCGGAAGGGCTGAACCCGCAGGAAGTGGAACTGGCGCGGGAAACCCACGGCGAAAACCTGATCCCGGCGCAGAAACCCGCCCCCTGGTGGGTGCATCTGTGGGTGTGCTATCGCAACCCGTTTAACCTGCTGCTGACCTGCTTAGGCATTATTTCCTATGCCTCGGAAGATCTGTTCGCCGCCTGCGTAATTGCGTTGATGGTGGCGATTTCGACGCTGCTCAACTTCCTGCAAGAGGCGCGCTCGACCAAAGCGGCCGATGCGCTGAAAGCAATGGTCAGCAACACCGCGACGGTGCTGCGCGTGGTGAATGAGAAAGGTGAAAATGGCTGGTGCGAATTGCCTATCGACCAACTGGTGCCGGGCGATATCGTCAAGCTGGCCGCAGGCGATATGATCCCGGCGGATCTGCGCGTGTTGCAGGCGCGGGATCTGTTTGTCGCCCAGGCTTCGCTGACCGGCGAATCCTTGCCGGTAGAGAAAGTGGCGACGACGCGCCAGGCCGCGCAGCGCAACCCGCTGGAAACCGATACGCTGTGCTTTATGGGCACCAATGTGGTGAGCGGCACGGCGCAGGCGATAGTCATCGCCACCGGCGGCAATACCTGGTTTGGC is a window of Enterobacter sp. R4-368 DNA encoding:
- the mgtL gene encoding mgtA regulatory leader peptide MgtL — translated: MDPDPTPLPRRRYFFR
- the treR gene encoding trehalose operon repressor TreR, with translation MQNRLTIKDIARLSGVGKSTVSRVLNNESGVSQRTRERVEAVVNQHGFSPSRSARAMRGQSDKVVAIIVSRLDSLSENLAVQTMLPAFYEQGYDPIMMESQFSPQLVEEHLQMLSHRNIDGVVLFGFTGVTESLLTAWQSSLVLLARDASGFASVCYDDDGAIQLLMENLYARGHRHISFIGVPHSDATTGKRRHDAYMAFCQKHQLEPTFALPGLAMKQGYEHVAHVLTPDTTALLCATDTLALGASKYLQEQRIDNLQLASVGNTPLMKFLHPEIVTVDPGYAEAGRQAAAQLIEQVNGRATPRQIVIPARLV